The following proteins are co-located in the Noviherbaspirillum sp. UKPF54 genome:
- a CDS encoding SGNH/GDSL hydrolase family protein: protein MNTRFRTAVRRMMPVLALLAVGSEAAASTLNQNASWTIDRSGTTTKYRVVSYGDSIFAGYNGSTTSAAKYAGPVVQSEYLSALWNADIEQVRRTKSGAVASDVYNNKIVAEASYMQSSTTRVVAFEMCGNDGLQARTAFKNQTGTCDTSGLDTAVNNCKTYVAKAMDYINANAYAGTKLKVISNLHYPGYAADNVQSSCKSASTGTTVNIQNTLLPYIAKMNWAMCDFARQKGFACADTFAQYMGADYDSNGDGQIDSDALRYVAGESEASYVNRITTTLRSTIRDANTHFVSAGTSYDYIQSDDTHPTYTGGTITAGLFGGSTGSGAPRYTSFTDGKSPIWNQYGHERLGWGLSVFDPSAP, encoded by the coding sequence ACCATCGATCGGTCCGGCACCACGACCAAGTACCGCGTCGTGTCCTACGGCGACTCGATTTTCGCCGGCTACAACGGCTCCACGACCAGCGCGGCGAAGTACGCCGGCCCGGTGGTGCAATCGGAGTACCTGTCAGCATTGTGGAATGCCGATATCGAACAAGTGCGCCGCACGAAGTCTGGCGCGGTAGCCTCGGACGTCTACAATAACAAGATCGTGGCCGAGGCGTCTTACATGCAAAGCAGCACCACCCGCGTGGTCGCCTTCGAGATGTGCGGCAACGATGGTTTGCAGGCGCGCACGGCCTTCAAGAATCAGACCGGTACCTGCGATACCAGCGGGCTGGATACGGCCGTGAACAACTGCAAGACTTACGTGGCGAAGGCGATGGATTACATTAACGCCAATGCGTATGCCGGCACCAAGCTGAAGGTCATCTCGAACCTGCATTACCCCGGCTATGCCGCCGACAATGTGCAAAGCTCCTGCAAGAGTGCATCGACGGGCACTACGGTGAACATTCAAAATACCCTCCTGCCTTACATTGCCAAGATGAACTGGGCGATGTGCGACTTTGCGCGGCAAAAGGGCTTCGCATGCGCCGATACGTTCGCTCAGTACATGGGGGCCGACTACGACAGCAACGGCGACGGCCAGATCGACTCGGACGCCTTGCGCTATGTCGCGGGCGAGAGCGAGGCGAGCTACGTCAACCGCATCACCACGACGCTGCGCTCGACGATCCGCGACGCCAACACGCACTTCGTATCCGCGGGCACCAGCTATGACTACATCCAGTCCGATGACACTCACCCGACCTACACCGGCGGCACCATCACGGCCGGCCTGTTTGGCGGCAGCACCGGCTCGGGCGCTCCCCGCTACACGTCGTTTACGGACGGTAAGAGCCCGATCTGGAACCAGTACGGCCACGAGCGGCTCGGCTGGGGCTTGTCCGTCTTCGATCCGTCAGCGCCCTGA
- the lnt gene encoding apolipoprotein N-acyltransferase: MRALNTMPPSIHSAARISAGILATAVMSGLYARGGAGWLLGFVFLVPWLRALDASRTLAGKLLCAWAMSVAFAAAACAWFGAAIGSYTQIGSAAGVALLLLAAPLFLPQFLAFALVRHLAGRRYRPVLVAFAGAAAWVATEWLTFKLLGDLLDYTFGYGLYPSRLLRQAADVGGAAGLTVMLLLANEGVAAAVARRAGGIRAIARPLALAALVPLLLAAYGLARLSTLPAPAGEPLRIGMIQSNIVDYERQRQEKGARAVVREVLDTHFAMTYDAVMRQRADAVLWSETVYPTTFGHPKSEAGADFDREILSIVNSAGVPFVFGTYDLDADGEYNAAAFVEPGTGLLGYYRKTRLFPLTEYVPAWLDGPALRRWLPWTGNWQPGTGARVFPLRLADGREIPVLPMICLDGMDSGLAIDGARLGAQAILTMSNDSWFTDGPGMELLHAAAAFRSIETRLPQFRVTQNGYSAVIDATGTVLAGARKGERMLVVGSVPAAPPPRTLMVSLGNWVGLAGTAFLVLLAAAAAFSWVRAHRAEEAPEPAAAMTFPVTVAVLPPAARLAAGLLRVFARGSLLWMCSAMLTSEALRGHTLAQIRTFAGFFMIPEAASWCVLYAFSARASIEHGALVLARGAQRVQLALRDIVAIEPWSLPVPGPGASLRLVSGERWRYGLALADATALARALASPGGMPKQIRASSRETAYAKARLAVRRGRLDHPLAKFVLLPIVLAIPAYSLHQHIAYGSGLGEYIMFGLKAYLTAFSLWWAAWAIAVVLSAAALRAAIETGTLLAVLLRPVQATEVRRWLERFGLAALYLGLPSWLLLRIYGG, encoded by the coding sequence ATGCGGGCGCTGAACACCATGCCACCCTCGATCCATTCCGCCGCGCGCATTTCAGCCGGCATTCTCGCCACTGCAGTCATGTCCGGCCTGTACGCCCGTGGCGGCGCCGGCTGGCTGCTGGGCTTCGTGTTCCTCGTGCCGTGGTTGCGTGCGCTCGACGCGAGCCGCACGCTCGCCGGCAAGCTGCTCTGTGCCTGGGCCATGTCGGTTGCCTTCGCCGCGGCGGCCTGCGCCTGGTTCGGGGCCGCGATCGGCAGTTATACGCAGATAGGATCAGCCGCCGGCGTGGCCTTGCTGCTGCTCGCCGCACCGCTGTTCCTGCCACAATTCCTTGCATTTGCGCTGGTGCGCCATCTGGCCGGCCGCCGGTACCGGCCAGTTCTGGTCGCGTTCGCAGGCGCCGCGGCCTGGGTCGCGACGGAATGGCTCACGTTCAAGCTACTCGGCGACCTGCTCGACTACACATTCGGTTACGGACTTTATCCGTCCCGGCTCCTGCGCCAGGCCGCCGACGTCGGCGGCGCCGCAGGCCTCACGGTCATGCTGCTGCTGGCGAACGAGGGTGTCGCGGCGGCCGTGGCGCGCCGCGCCGGCGGCATTCGCGCGATCGCCAGACCGCTGGCGCTTGCCGCGCTGGTGCCGTTGCTGCTGGCGGCTTACGGCCTGGCCAGGCTCTCGACTTTGCCTGCACCCGCCGGCGAGCCGCTGCGCATCGGGATGATCCAGTCCAACATCGTCGACTATGAACGCCAGCGCCAGGAGAAAGGCGCTCGCGCGGTCGTGCGCGAGGTGCTCGACACGCACTTCGCGATGACCTACGACGCCGTCATGCGCCAGCGCGCGGACGCGGTGCTATGGTCGGAGACGGTGTACCCCACCACGTTTGGACACCCCAAAAGCGAGGCCGGCGCCGACTTCGACCGCGAGATCCTCTCCATCGTCAATTCCGCCGGGGTGCCGTTCGTGTTCGGGACTTACGATCTCGACGCGGACGGCGAATACAATGCCGCCGCGTTCGTGGAGCCCGGCACCGGCCTCCTGGGCTACTACCGCAAGACGCGCCTGTTCCCGCTCACCGAGTACGTGCCCGCCTGGCTCGATGGGCCCGCGCTGCGGCGCTGGCTGCCGTGGACCGGCAACTGGCAACCAGGCACCGGCGCACGCGTGTTCCCCCTGCGCCTGGCCGACGGCCGCGAGATTCCGGTGCTGCCGATGATCTGCCTCGACGGCATGGATAGCGGCCTCGCCATTGATGGCGCGCGGCTCGGCGCGCAGGCCATCCTGACCATGTCGAACGATTCCTGGTTCACCGACGGCCCGGGCATGGAACTGCTTCATGCCGCCGCGGCATTCCGCAGCATCGAAACCCGCCTGCCGCAATTCCGCGTCACCCAGAACGGCTACAGCGCGGTGATCGACGCCACCGGCACGGTGCTGGCAGGTGCGCGCAAGGGCGAACGCATGCTGGTGGTGGGCAGCGTGCCCGCCGCACCGCCTCCGCGTACGCTCATGGTCAGCCTGGGTAACTGGGTCGGTCTCGCGGGCACCGCCTTCCTAGTACTGCTGGCAGCGGCGGCGGCATTTTCCTGGGTGCGCGCGCACAGAGCGGAAGAGGCGCCGGAACCGGCTGCGGCAATGACATTCCCCGTCACCGTCGCCGTGTTGCCGCCCGCTGCCCGGCTCGCCGCCGGCCTGTTGCGCGTCTTCGCGCGCGGAAGTTTGCTCTGGATGTGTTCGGCAATGCTGACGAGCGAGGCCTTGCGTGGGCACACGCTGGCCCAAATCCGCACTTTCGCCGGCTTCTTCATGATCCCCGAGGCCGCTTCGTGGTGCGTGCTGTATGCGTTTTCCGCACGGGCCTCGATCGAACATGGCGCGCTCGTATTGGCACGCGGCGCGCAGCGTGTACAGCTCGCGCTACGGGACATCGTCGCCATCGAGCCATGGAGCCTGCCTGTCCCCGGCCCCGGCGCATCGCTGCGGCTGGTGTCGGGCGAACGCTGGCGGTATGGGCTTGCGCTCGCCGACGCGACCGCACTGGCCCGGGCGCTGGCTTCCCCGGGCGGGATGCCGAAGCAGATCAGGGCATCCTCGCGTGAAACAGCGTATGCGAAAGCCCGCCTCGCGGTCCGGCGCGGGCGCCTCGACCATCCATTGGCGAAGTTCGTTCTGCTCCCCATCGTGCTCGCCATCCCGGCTTACAGCCTGCACCAGCACATTGCCTACGGCAGCGGCCTCGGCGAGTACATCATGTTCGGCCTGAAAGCTTATCTCACTGCCTTCTCGCTCTGGTGGGCCGCTTGGGCAATTGCTGTCGTGCTGAGCGCCGCGGCCCTGCGTGCAGCGATTGAAACCGGCACGCTGCTTGCGGTCCTGTTGCGACCGGTACAGGCAACGGAGGTGCGGCGCTGGCTTGAACGCTTCGGCCTCGCAGCGCTCTACCTCGGCTTGCCGTCGTGGCTGCTGCTGCGCATTTATGGCGGCTAA
- the dsbG gene encoding thiol:disulfide interchange protein DsbG yields MKRLKNKRLSKLPAALALLVALSGGVTAAWAAEPYPKVIQGAVDNGVKVVKTFPAPSGLTGWVLTEGGRYSIVFTTADKKSLLMGALIDENGENLSAQYAEKYVPKPDLGSLYRDLEKAAYVVEGTDRNPRSVIYIFVDANCPFCHLAWKALQPYERAGLQVRWIPVATLTPTSMPKAIEVMTASDKTAAFRKMEENHGKNLAPSPKAAESANPAVAASIRKNGELMEKFRISGTPGLIWKDKQGKINVKGGMPRLSEIPMITGLPEQKITDSDLERFR; encoded by the coding sequence ATGAAGAGATTAAAAAATAAACGGCTTTCAAAACTGCCCGCTGCTCTTGCACTTTTGGTTGCGCTGTCGGGCGGGGTAACAGCGGCATGGGCCGCTGAACCTTACCCCAAGGTGATCCAGGGCGCGGTTGACAATGGCGTGAAAGTGGTCAAGACCTTCCCCGCGCCTTCCGGCCTCACCGGGTGGGTATTGACGGAAGGAGGGCGGTATTCGATCGTGTTCACCACGGCGGACAAAAAGAGCCTGCTGATGGGCGCGCTCATTGACGAAAACGGCGAAAACCTGTCTGCACAATACGCTGAAAAATATGTTCCGAAACCCGATCTGGGAAGCCTGTATCGGGACCTGGAAAAGGCCGCCTACGTTGTTGAAGGTACTGACAGGAATCCCAGAAGCGTCATTTACATCTTCGTTGATGCCAACTGCCCGTTTTGTCACCTTGCATGGAAGGCGTTGCAACCATATGAAAGAGCAGGCCTGCAGGTGCGCTGGATTCCAGTGGCCACATTGACGCCGACCAGTATGCCCAAGGCGATCGAAGTGATGACCGCATCGGACAAAACTGCCGCCTTCCGCAAGATGGAGGAAAACCACGGAAAGAATTTGGCACCTTCTCCCAAGGCGGCGGAGTCAGCCAATCCGGCAGTCGCAGCAAGCATCCGGAAAAACGGCGAGCTGATGGAAAAATTCAGAATCTCAGGAACTCCGGGGCTGATCTGGAAGGACAAGCAGGGGAAGATTAATGTAAAAGGCGGAATGCCAAGGCTGTCCGAGATCCCGATGATTACCGGATTGCCGGAACAAAAAATCACAGATTCCGACCTGGAACGGTTTCGTTAA
- a CDS encoding DsrE family protein yields MLRSSLSAALLGSMLALGSAAPSVMAQANSPGASSTTTRHRVVFQVSDGDAGKWELALNNVKNLQKEAGNDKATIEIVTYGPGIGMLKRDSKVAQKIQDVVSSGVKVVACENTMSAMRLTKDDMLPTIGYVPSGVFEVMKKQEEGYAYIRP; encoded by the coding sequence ATGTTGCGTTCATCTTTATCGGCGGCTCTTTTAGGTTCGATGCTGGCATTGGGGAGCGCCGCGCCCTCGGTCATGGCGCAGGCAAATTCACCTGGTGCTTCGTCCACGACGACCAGGCACCGTGTCGTGTTTCAAGTCAGTGATGGCGACGCGGGAAAATGGGAGCTGGCGCTAAATAACGTAAAGAACCTGCAGAAAGAAGCCGGCAACGACAAAGCCACGATTGAAATCGTCACTTATGGCCCGGGAATCGGCATGTTAAAGCGCGATTCCAAGGTGGCCCAGAAAATCCAGGACGTGGTGTCGTCGGGCGTCAAAGTTGTGGCATGCGAAAACACCATGAGTGCAATGCGTTTGACCAAGGACGATATGCTGCCCACTATTGGATATGTCCCCTCCGGGGTTTTCGAAGTAATGAAAAAGCAGGAAGAGGGCTACGCCTACATCCGCCCGTAG
- a CDS encoding c-type cytochrome — MTKLFFPVSRASLLALVVFAASQPESVAQSKPAAAAPGRVTVFNPPSAGSIPDDEFGKIVRQGEQIFIDTQKNASQFVGNSLNCVNCHLDAGRKGNASPLWAAYISYPAYRSKNKHVNTFAERLQGCFRFSMNGKAPAPGDPTLVALETYAYWLATGAPVGGTVEGRGYPEVAKPAQPADYARGEKVYQQKCALCHGADGQGQASAGKTVFPPLWGDKSFNWGAGMHDTKNAAGFIKANMPLGLGGTLTDQEAWDVALFMDSHERPQDPRFNGSVEETRKKYHDSPSSMYGKSVNGHVLGAK; from the coding sequence GTGACGAAATTGTTTTTCCCTGTATCGAGGGCGAGCCTTCTGGCACTGGTCGTGTTTGCGGCGAGCCAGCCAGAATCTGTAGCCCAGTCCAAACCGGCGGCAGCCGCGCCTGGCCGCGTCACTGTTTTCAATCCGCCATCCGCCGGCAGCATCCCCGACGATGAGTTCGGCAAGATAGTGCGGCAAGGTGAACAAATCTTCATTGATACTCAAAAAAATGCCAGCCAATTCGTCGGTAACAGTCTTAACTGCGTGAACTGCCATCTCGACGCCGGCCGCAAGGGAAATGCCAGTCCGCTGTGGGCGGCATACATTTCGTATCCGGCTTACCGCAGCAAGAACAAGCATGTGAACACGTTTGCCGAGAGATTGCAGGGATGCTTTCGCTTCAGCATGAACGGCAAGGCGCCTGCGCCCGGCGATCCGACACTCGTCGCGTTGGAAACCTATGCGTACTGGCTGGCGACCGGGGCGCCGGTAGGGGGAACTGTGGAGGGACGCGGTTATCCCGAAGTGGCGAAACCTGCCCAGCCGGCAGACTATGCCCGTGGAGAAAAGGTCTATCAGCAGAAATGTGCGCTTTGCCACGGCGCTGACGGGCAAGGGCAAGCCAGTGCCGGCAAGACCGTATTCCCACCGTTGTGGGGTGACAAATCCTTTAACTGGGGCGCCGGCATGCATGACACCAAGAATGCTGCTGGCTTTATCAAGGCGAATATGCCGCTGGGATTGGGCGGGACACTGACGGATCAGGAAGCGTGGGACGTCGCCCTGTTCATGGATAGCCATGAAAGGCCGCAGGACCCGCGCTTCAATGGCTCCGTTGAGGAAACGAGAAAGAAATACCACGATTCGCCAAGCTCAATGTACGGCAAAAGCGTGAACGGACACGTATTGGGGGCGAAATAG
- a CDS encoding c-type cytochrome — translation MNGSFINRYHYSNRTSAARAIPELPSREAMIANRHFRFPQWLSGIVGITAMAVFPVLSHAQNNLGASIVANGNSNGVPACASCHGVNGEGNAAGGFPRLAGLGATYLESQLNHFADGTRKNVVMEHIAKQLAVDERKAVSAYFAGLPVAPAVALSDEKLKEQTGAWLATRGGWDDTLPACVQCHGPGGVGVGDAFPAIAGQSIDYIAAQLHAFKNGTRSGGPMNLMRAVAQKLSDADIAAVSRHFGAASAVASQTSPARREK, via the coding sequence ATGAATGGAAGCTTCATCAATAGATACCACTATTCGAATCGAACATCTGCCGCCCGCGCAATTCCGGAGCTGCCATCGAGGGAGGCAATGATCGCGAACCGCCATTTCCGATTTCCTCAATGGCTCTCCGGTATTGTCGGCATAACTGCCATGGCGGTATTCCCTGTCCTCTCCCACGCGCAGAACAATTTGGGTGCATCGATTGTTGCCAACGGAAACTCTAACGGGGTGCCGGCCTGCGCCAGCTGCCACGGCGTCAACGGCGAAGGCAATGCCGCCGGAGGATTTCCCCGGCTCGCCGGCCTCGGCGCAACCTATCTCGAATCGCAGCTGAACCACTTCGCAGACGGAACGCGGAAGAATGTGGTGATGGAACATATCGCGAAGCAATTGGCTGTGGACGAACGTAAGGCGGTCAGCGCGTATTTCGCCGGGCTGCCCGTGGCGCCCGCCGTCGCGCTCTCCGATGAGAAGCTGAAGGAGCAGACCGGCGCATGGCTTGCAACCCGCGGGGGCTGGGATGACACTCTGCCTGCATGCGTGCAGTGCCACGGACCCGGCGGTGTCGGAGTCGGAGACGCGTTTCCGGCAATTGCAGGGCAGTCGATCGATTACATCGCGGCCCAACTGCACGCCTTCAAAAACGGCACCCGATCCGGCGGGCCAATGAATCTGATGAGGGCCGTCGCGCAAAAACTGTCGGATGCCGATATTGCCGCCGTCTCCAGGCACTTCGGTGCTGCTTCCGCAGTTGCTTCGCAAACCTCACCTGCCCGGAGGGAAAAGTGA
- a CDS encoding TlpA disulfide reductase family protein, producing the protein MMDTISLGPFVLPAALLLIIGAMAASLAAGWWAGKSRGIDVEPSLWKILVASLVGARAAFVFLYSDLYAKSPWSVLDIRDGGFVVSAGLLALIVSSAYFIHRQRAAWIPLLNAVVTGTAFWGMGLAALTLAKAAVQELPRIELARLGGGTVPINSFIGKPLVINMWATWCPPCRREMPVLRDAQGHYKDIVFIFANQGEAGDTVTRYLQSERLSLDNVLLDATMSVGRETGSLALPTTLFFNEKGVLVGRRVGELSAASLSDRLRSLRSDSPR; encoded by the coding sequence ATGATGGATACGATAAGCCTGGGGCCATTCGTGCTTCCCGCCGCATTACTTCTGATTATCGGTGCGATGGCCGCGAGCCTTGCGGCCGGCTGGTGGGCCGGGAAATCCCGAGGGATTGATGTCGAGCCGAGCCTCTGGAAAATACTCGTGGCGTCCCTCGTCGGAGCCCGGGCGGCATTCGTTTTTCTTTACTCCGATCTGTACGCTAAATCTCCCTGGAGCGTCCTCGACATCCGTGACGGCGGTTTCGTCGTGTCCGCTGGCTTACTGGCACTGATCGTGTCCAGCGCCTATTTCATACACCGTCAACGGGCAGCCTGGATACCGCTGCTGAATGCAGTAGTAACCGGCACCGCCTTCTGGGGTATGGGTCTGGCCGCGTTAACACTCGCCAAAGCCGCGGTGCAGGAGCTGCCGCGCATCGAGTTGGCGCGACTGGGAGGCGGCACGGTCCCGATCAATTCCTTCATTGGAAAACCCCTGGTCATCAACATGTGGGCGACGTGGTGCCCTCCATGCCGGCGCGAAATGCCGGTACTGCGCGATGCTCAAGGCCATTACAAGGATATTGTTTTTATATTTGCCAATCAGGGTGAAGCCGGCGACACGGTAACCCGGTATCTCCAATCCGAGCGACTCTCCCTCGATAACGTGTTGCTGGATGCCACGATGAGCGTGGGGCGTGAGACAGGTTCGCTGGCATTGCCGACCACCTTGTTCTTTAATGAAAAGGGCGTGCTCGTTGGGCGGCGGGTGGGAGAACTGTCCGCGGCCAGTCTGTCCGACAGGCTCCGCTCGCTGCGCTCCGATTCGCCGCGGTAG
- a CDS encoding c-type cytochrome — MKLSQTVLSIAGIILAFAEPASGANADAALIARGKYVAQLGDCVACHTAPNGREMAGGLELKTPMGTIYSTNITADRETGIGKYSFEQFERAMRKGIAADGHNLYPAMPYPSYAKMSDEDMRALYAYLTAGLPAVRQPNKPAQMRWPFSMRWGLSLWNWAFLENQPFKPDPAKDAAWNRGAYLVQGLGHCGACHTPRGIAFQEKAMSDAGSSGKHFLAGETVESWRALSLRNLWTVEDTVQLLKTGQNRFATVSGNMADVIHHSTQHFSDSDLTAIATYLKSLPPGENELPMSSKPIAPATVASKAPSGLYTMRGGLGYTQFCVDCHRPDGAGVKNMFPPLGGNPSVASADPTTLLHIMLTGWKTAETTAHPRVYTMPGFARLADQEIAEILSFVRKSWGNQSAPVTAAQVKKMRAELNPKPVDSSKFDTPRLADMLATPNADQLVRGMRLHLETKALLPNNVGNSLNCTSCHLNSGTVADGSPFVGVSAFFPSYAPRAGKIITLEERINGCFKRSMNGKPIPADSAEMKAMVAYFDWMKRETKPGDKVAGRGVGKIDPAIKPNVENGKQVYAKQCAVCHGENGEGLKREDGTPVFPPLWGDQSFNIGAGMARTYTAAAFVKRNMPIGFHDKFPLGQGGLSDQDAVDVAEYFSHQPRPDFPDKVKDWPKDKKPADARY; from the coding sequence ATGAAACTGAGCCAAACGGTTTTGTCCATTGCCGGCATCATCTTGGCTTTCGCCGAACCGGCCAGTGGCGCGAATGCGGATGCTGCGTTGATCGCGCGTGGCAAATACGTGGCGCAGCTCGGCGACTGCGTGGCCTGCCACACTGCGCCAAACGGGCGGGAAATGGCGGGCGGCCTTGAACTCAAGACGCCGATGGGCACGATATATTCGACCAACATCACGGCGGATCGTGAAACCGGCATCGGCAAATATTCCTTTGAGCAATTTGAGCGGGCGATGCGAAAAGGCATCGCCGCAGACGGCCACAATTTGTACCCCGCAATGCCTTATCCGTCCTACGCGAAGATGAGTGACGAGGACATGCGTGCACTGTATGCGTACCTGACGGCAGGGCTGCCGGCGGTGCGGCAGCCTAACAAGCCGGCGCAGATGCGCTGGCCGTTCAGCATGCGTTGGGGTTTGTCGCTCTGGAACTGGGCATTCCTGGAGAATCAACCGTTCAAGCCCGATCCGGCAAAAGACGCGGCCTGGAACCGGGGTGCATACCTGGTGCAGGGGCTGGGACATTGCGGTGCCTGCCACACGCCGCGCGGCATTGCTTTTCAAGAAAAGGCAATGAGCGATGCCGGCTCCAGCGGCAAGCATTTTCTTGCCGGTGAAACGGTTGAGTCGTGGCGCGCGCTCAGTCTGCGCAATTTGTGGACCGTGGAAGACACGGTGCAGCTGCTCAAGACAGGGCAAAACCGGTTTGCTACCGTATCCGGGAACATGGCCGACGTCATTCATCACAGCACGCAGCATTTCTCGGATAGCGACTTGACTGCGATTGCGACTTACCTGAAATCGCTGCCGCCCGGCGAAAATGAACTGCCTATGTCATCGAAGCCGATTGCTCCGGCAACAGTGGCGTCAAAAGCGCCGAGCGGCTTGTACACAATGCGCGGCGGCCTTGGTTACACGCAGTTTTGCGTGGATTGCCACCGCCCGGACGGTGCCGGTGTAAAGAACATGTTCCCTCCGCTTGGCGGCAATCCTTCTGTGGCGTCAGCAGATCCGACCACGCTTTTGCACATCATGCTGACAGGCTGGAAAACCGCCGAGACGACTGCGCATCCACGCGTTTATACGATGCCTGGATTTGCGCGGCTTGCGGACCAGGAAATTGCCGAAATCCTGAGTTTCGTGCGCAAGAGCTGGGGCAACCAGTCCGCTCCGGTCACGGCGGCGCAGGTGAAGAAGATGCGCGCGGAGTTGAATCCGAAACCCGTCGACTCGTCGAAGTTCGACACCCCGCGCCTGGCCGACATGCTCGCGACGCCGAACGCAGACCAGCTTGTACGCGGCATGCGACTGCATCTTGAAACCAAGGCCTTGTTGCCGAATAACGTAGGCAATTCGCTGAACTGCACCAGTTGCCACCTGAATTCGGGGACAGTCGCCGACGGGTCACCGTTTGTCGGTGTGTCCGCCTTCTTCCCCAGCTACGCACCGCGCGCCGGAAAGATCATCACGTTAGAGGAGCGTATCAACGGGTGCTTCAAGCGTTCGATGAACGGCAAGCCCATCCCGGCCGATTCCGCGGAGATGAAGGCCATGGTCGCTTACTTCGACTGGATGAAACGGGAAACCAAACCGGGCGACAAGGTGGCCGGGCGCGGTGTCGGCAAGATAGATCCGGCCATCAAGCCGAATGTCGAGAATGGCAAGCAGGTGTACGCGAAACAGTGCGCGGTCTGCCATGGGGAAAACGGAGAGGGCTTGAAGCGTGAGGACGGCACGCCCGTGTTCCCGCCGCTCTGGGGCGACCAGTCCTTCAATATCGGCGCCGGCATGGCGCGCACGTATACCGCGGCGGCATTCGTCAAGAGGAACATGCCGATCGGCTTCCATGACAAGTTCCCGTTGGGGCAAGGTGGCCTGTCGGATCAGGATGCGGTCGATGTTGCCGAATATTTCTCGCACCAGCCGCGCCCGGACTTCCCGGACAAGGTCAAAGACTGGCCGAAGGACAAGAAACCGGCCGATGCACGTTATTAA
- a CDS encoding response regulator, with protein sequence MHILLIEDDALVASGITAGLRLHGMTVDHVNSSSAAQAAIAAGHFDIVVLDLGLPDEDGMVLLERLRRVGHALPILILTARDAVEHRVSGLQAGADDYLLKPFDLNELVARLQALHRRTAGRSTNVIRHGALCFDADSRQVTLDGAAVELSRRELALLEALLSNPKRVLTAEQVKDSLYGFGEAVESNAINVHIHHLRRKLGPHIVETVRGVGYRLGEAAT encoded by the coding sequence ATGCATATTTTGTTGATTGAAGACGATGCGCTCGTAGCGAGCGGGATCACTGCGGGACTCCGCTTGCACGGGATGACCGTTGACCATGTCAACTCTTCCTCGGCTGCGCAGGCAGCGATCGCGGCCGGGCACTTCGACATTGTGGTGCTCGACCTTGGCCTGCCTGACGAGGATGGAATGGTGCTGCTGGAACGTCTGCGCCGCGTCGGCCACGCTCTGCCAATCCTGATACTGACTGCGCGCGATGCAGTTGAACATCGCGTATCCGGGCTTCAGGCGGGTGCGGACGACTATCTATTGAAGCCATTTGACCTGAACGAGCTTGTCGCCAGGCTGCAGGCATTGCATCGTCGTACTGCGGGACGCAGCACCAATGTGATCCGGCACGGTGCGCTGTGTTTTGATGCGGACAGCCGCCAAGTGACGCTTGACGGGGCTGCAGTCGAGCTATCCCGCCGCGAGCTGGCCTTGCTCGAAGCGCTGTTGAGCAATCCGAAGCGGGTACTGACCGCCGAGCAGGTCAAGGATAGCCTGTATGGCTTTGGCGAAGCGGTCGAGAGCAACGCGATCAATGTCCACATTCATCATCTGCGTCGCAAACTGGGACCGCACATCGTCGAAACGGTACGCGGGGTGGGCTACCGGCTGGGAGAAGCCGCGACATGA